The Vanessa atalanta chromosome 2, ilVanAtal1.2, whole genome shotgun sequence DNA window TTTATAGTTTAGATGAGGTTatgataattgataatatttttttaggttattaAAAAGTCAACACAAGTGTCCCGTACTGATGTATGACAATTGACAACACCACGGTCCACGAATCGCGCTCGTGCAGTcgttctgtttaaaaaaaaaaaataggtagtgtttaattttatattatttcctatTTTCCCGatccggtggtagttttacatttaattcaacactgtaacatgatgattcaaaactgcttttataagttaaaaaaatacttgaaagaaatatattttaatttggtttcaTTTGATGCAGTACTTAGAATATAAATCGATTACAAGAAATGTTTTCTATTTCATACTGATAGTGTCGTTTTACATTGGTTACATTTGTGGCCATTTGGTccagaaaaataaattacaaaagattgtagtaatttattcttatttgacgaacacgaatttattttattaaagatgtaTTACGACCTTGTGAGCTTTGCAAATGCTATTAATTTCCGTCAGTCAACTTcaaaatgtcaaatgtcaattgaACAGGTGGCAGGTGCCGACTCTTATACATAGCACATCGaagctatgtatattttattgtagaagTGACTTTTgaactcttattattattacaaatatctaCTATCTATAATCTCAGTATATCGTAGAGTATACTAGTTGGTGCTTTCTAGtgttatctaaaaaatataccaattgCACAAACTTAATTATGTCTGCTTTAACTAAAACTAAGAACTTTAAAGTATTGCGGACATTAACCCAAAAATATTGTCCACGAATAAATAGTCGAAGACATTTAAATCTCCAGGAATATCATAGTAAAGACTTATTACGAAAGCATCAAGTTTCGATACAAAATTTTCGTCTGATTGATTCTACTCTGGACCCGAAATCACTATCAGGTTTCAAGGCTGAAGAATATGTAGTAAAAGCACAAATTCTAGCTGGTGGACGAGGAAAGGGTCATTTCGATAATGGCTTTAAAGGAGGGGTTCACTTAACGAAAAACCCAAAGGAAATACTTAATTTAGCTAAAAATATGATTGGTCATAAACTTATTACGAAGCAAACGCCCAAAGATGGTATTCTTGTAGATAAGGTAATGGTAGCAGAAAGTGTTAACATTAAACGAGAGACATATTTAAGTATTGTTATGGAAAGGACATATAATGGTGCTGCTCTTGTCGCTTCTCCGGCTGGTGGTATGGACATTGAAGCAGTAGCTGAAAAAACCCCACACTTACTAAAGACAGTGCCCATTGACATCCATGAAGGTATAACTGACAAAGTTGCTAAGGAAGTTGCTGAATTTTTGGAATTCAAGGGCCCTCTAGTTAACAAATGTGCTGatgaaattaagaaattatggCAATTGTTCCTTAAAGTAAGTAGagattaatcaaatatattctgAAGAAATTGAGAATGTTATGaacttgtttatatttctttttaggtTGATGCAACTCAACTTGAAATCAATCCTCTAGTTGAGACTGACGATGGACGAGTGGTAGCAGTTGATGCAAAAATTAACTTTGATGACAATGCTCAGTTCAGACAACAAGACATATTTGCTTTAGATGATACATCAGAAACGGATCCTAGAGAAGTAATTTTAAGtcctttcatttttttaaagggaaattaaaataataataatagtagatgTGATGTGTGAATACATTTTGcacaaatatgtatacatataatatattatacttgatGTAGTTGATAATTATAACTTATCACTATATTGTGGCTTATCTGAATTTGACACGAAATATTTGAAGTAAACAAGGGCAATTGCTTATCATATATGCTTTAAGcaaaaatggtaaaatattaatgtagttATTACTTATCAACATTGTGATgtgtcattatataattttatcaacagtcaagttgaaaacataaatagtAGTTCAATAGATTgtgcaaaatattataattgtcaaaATGTATTCAAGCATCAGAAACAGATGTTTTGTGATGTAATTTTAGTAAagcatattattagtaaatcagATAAGCAAAATtcctacaattttaaatataatcccAGAACAGGCTTAAACAACAAAACAACActgagaaatataaatatatgcaatgtccaaatactattaaatatttcagataCATTTATTACCAcagaaataaaacatgaaacatattaaaatgcaattataaaaatattttcagagagAAGCAGCAGCCCTTAATTTAACTTACATTGATATGGATGGTAGTATTGGATGTATGGTTAATGGCGCTGGTTTGGCTATGGCCACCATGGATCTTATAATGTTGAGTGGAGGAAGACCAGCTAACTTCCTGGACCTGGGTGGTGGTGTCGGACAGTCACAAGTATCAGCAGCATTAAGAATTTTGGAATCTGATCCTAAAGTAAAGgctatatttgtaaatgtatttgctggtgagtaatttatattatttatcatttttactataatagGAAAACCTGGTACATGTTGCCTAGCTGTCATATCAATATTTGTGGTGATCATTTAGGAGTTAGAAGGctacattattatttagaaatgaaTTACAACAaagtgaataatatattaaaaacctccataaaaaatacatattttatgaactTTCATTGTTGGTCATCTTTCAATGATCAATAATGtcaatatctattaaatatcacaaaatatatttcaaattgtaaCTGGTAATTTAATTTCAGGAATTGTGAACTGTGCGACTGTAGCTAAGGGTATTGTTGCTGCTTGCAAAGAGAACCCACCTAAGCATCCCCTTGTGATTAGATTGGAAGGTACAAACTCGGCTCAAGCTAAAATAATTCTGGAAGAGTCTGGTATGCCATTCAAAATTATCAATGATGCTGACGAAGCCGCTAAAACAGCTGTCAAACTAGCacaataaagaaaacatttcaatattattgtaacaaaatcgttattagttttgtaaattttttataaaacaaaatgattagAAAACCGaaaaatatgcattttaaaaGTTCTCATACTTTTTCTGtttaaattaggtatatatagTAGGAATTATTACAAGACTAGTTAGTTATACATTTGACATACATACAGGgcatgaattttttttttaaatatactggaactataatatttttaagattaataatatgaGAAACGtaggcattttttttagcaaatgCACAAATAATGACATTTctattaggtttatttttatttttatgtgacgTATAATGCAAATTGTACtgtgtacttaaaaatatattacttttatttatgactttGTAGTGTTCATTAAAAATGCTTGGGCTCCAATGAGACTGACTTGTATTCATTTTAGAACCATTTTATAAACAGTTTAAATCagtcatatattaatattcttgccatatacatatttaatatgttgttCATAGATGTAAGTGTTATTTTGTACatacaaataaagatttaaatctaaattgttgtattttaatcaataaattagcAAAAGAAATCTgcaattaacttatatttattctatttgtaGTTCTTTATAAAAGTAAGTGTCGCCTCATTTTGCATGGGTGCaacttctaattaaaaaaaaatatgaaatgagcttatcaagaaaatattaatttgatatttgtatatattttataacctttataattacaataacctataagaatatcataaataagaataatgtaaaaattggTCCAAAATTTGTCCAAGGCTTAAAGATTCAAGTTTGGATAATGAAAACTGCCAAGTTCGAAATTTATTGTTACCTCTAATTATCTGACAATTAAGGACACCGTAACTTgcgaaaaaactaataattgtacagaaaattttaaatcagttagttttattataaactagctgaacctgcggctttatcgacgcaaaatttatataactacaGTATAttacctaacctacctaacctgaTTGGCCAAAAATGCACAAACACTATtaagttaaatcaaaataagttttatatcttaacttaaaaaattattgaTCCCCAATAAAAACTTCCACCTCCCTTTTCACAACCTTAAAGAATgtgtataatgaataaaaagatGTCCTTCCCTGATACTCTATCTGCTTActaaatttcatacaaatcagttcagcggtttaagtgtgaagagattactttcgcatttataatattaatagagatTTGTTAATTAgagtagttaaattataaattcattttagtaATTGTTGGTTCAGTGTTACGAATGGCTATATACAGATGGTAGGAACACATTTTCCGAGATGATTATATACGATTATTGTACGGGTCGCTCATTTTTGGGCGATATCCATTTAATGGGCGCTGTGAGTCGTGTTAATTTGGATTTGccatttttatctatattaaatgctcaTGTTAATCAGAATAaggaataacaataaattagagaatattttcaattgtactCGTGTTTTAATGGACTAAaaggaacaaaaatataatattgttgtaaacagtgtgaaaaatctttatacactataaagatttttcaaaatCGGTCCATTAGTTTTTGTATTTCTCAATTAGAAATTACCATGACAAATTAtaaacgtattaaataatagtataaaataaacaagacaaatataatctcatttgtttttttttgttgtctttagtcaattcaaataaagtaataatcttGTAATCATTATATAGTGTCCCTTACACATATTAATGCACGCGGATAATAGCTGAATAGGCGCGCCTTCGTGCCTAGTTACTTCTAACATATTCTCTTAAAATCGTATTGTATTCTTGGATTTttagttgaatataaaattatataaaaaaaaaaaaaaaattataaataagattatgtTTCGATTACCATTAAAATGTAGAATCGTTTAAAgagattttgatatataaaaaaaaacaattgaaaataaaactaaaataaatttatttaacgccAAAATATACGAGAACATAGgctaaaatatactattaaacgCGGAAAAGGTTTAGCCGCCTGCCTTGAGGCGAAGATTCGCTCTTACTAAGAGTCATATTGGCTTGGATATCTTCAAAACTGGGCAAGTGCACGAGCTTCCCGCGGGCGGCCACGCACGGCCGCTTGCTGAGCATGCGGCGCGCTACGCGGATAATGTCATCAGCAGTTATCTTTtctgtaaaacaaatatatttatttattatagttttagtgataatttatatggaattttaataattattatattatttt harbors:
- the LOC125074686 gene encoding succinate--CoA ligase [GDP-forming] subunit beta, mitochondrial; the encoded protein is MSALTKTKNFKVLRTLTQKYCPRINSRRHLNLQEYHSKDLLRKHQVSIQNFRLIDSTLDPKSLSGFKAEEYVVKAQILAGGRGKGHFDNGFKGGVHLTKNPKEILNLAKNMIGHKLITKQTPKDGILVDKVMVAESVNIKRETYLSIVMERTYNGAALVASPAGGMDIEAVAEKTPHLLKTVPIDIHEGITDKVAKEVAEFLEFKGPLVNKCADEIKKLWQLFLKVDATQLEINPLVETDDGRVVAVDAKINFDDNAQFRQQDIFALDDTSETDPREREAAALNLTYIDMDGSIGCMVNGAGLAMATMDLIMLSGGRPANFLDLGGGVGQSQVSAALRILESDPKVKAIFVNVFAGIVNCATVAKGIVAACKENPPKHPLVIRLEGTNSAQAKIILEESGMPFKIINDADEAAKTAVKLAQ